A genomic segment from Flavobacterium litorale encodes:
- a CDS encoding GH3 auxin-responsive promoter family protein: protein MPLPIINSIASWILKKRIHDMELFLKYPNEVQEELLMNLIRAAENTVIGRKYGFSSVKNYTTFSERVPVSTYEDLEPLIEQTRRGEQNVFWGSPIKWFAKSSGTTNAKSKFIPVSSESLEDCHYKAAKDLLCLYLNNNEDSQLFTGKSLRLGGSKQLYEDNNTFFGDLSAILIDNMPMWAEFSSTPSNKVSLMSEWETKLTAIVRESIEENVTSFAGVPSWMMVLINRILEDTGKNHLHEVWPNVEVYFHGGVSFEPYREQYQKVIPKSDFKYYEIYNASEGFFAIQDTNDSTELLLMLDYGIFYEFIPMDTFGTINQRVISLADVELNKNYAIVITTNAGLWRYLIGDTVRFTSVSPYRIKITGRTKHHINVFGEELMIENTDKAVAKACKATGTEVIDYTVAPIFMEGKEKGAHEWVVEFKTPPKNPEAFRTILDEALQSVNSDYEAKRYNNMTLNPLVLNVARPKLFYDWLKAQDKLGGQHKIPRLSNERHYLEELKALQEKSATKVTMV from the coding sequence ATGCCGTTGCCCATAATCAATTCAATAGCGTCGTGGATACTCAAAAAGCGTATACACGATATGGAGTTGTTCTTAAAATATCCAAACGAGGTACAGGAAGAATTACTTATGAACCTGATACGAGCAGCAGAAAATACTGTTATAGGTAGGAAGTATGGTTTTTCGTCTGTAAAAAACTATACTACGTTTTCTGAACGTGTACCCGTATCTACCTACGAAGATTTAGAACCCCTTATAGAACAAACCCGAAGGGGCGAGCAAAACGTTTTTTGGGGTAGCCCTATAAAATGGTTTGCAAAATCGAGCGGTACTACCAATGCCAAAAGTAAATTCATTCCCGTAAGTTCCGAGTCGTTAGAAGATTGCCACTACAAGGCAGCCAAAGATTTGCTTTGCCTTTACCTGAACAATAACGAAGATTCGCAACTGTTTACTGGAAAAAGCCTAAGGCTGGGCGGTAGCAAGCAGTTGTACGAGGATAACAATACGTTTTTTGGCGACCTCTCGGCAATACTGATTGATAATATGCCGATGTGGGCAGAATTTAGCAGTACACCAAGCAATAAAGTATCGTTAATGAGCGAATGGGAAACCAAACTTACCGCCATTGTACGCGAAAGTATTGAAGAGAATGTAACCAGTTTTGCTGGTGTACCCTCGTGGATGATGGTACTGATTAACCGCATATTAGAAGATACTGGCAAAAACCATTTGCATGAGGTATGGCCTAATGTAGAGGTATATTTTCATGGGGGTGTAAGTTTTGAACCGTACCGAGAACAGTACCAAAAAGTGATACCAAAGTCGGATTTTAAATACTACGAAATTTACAATGCTTCTGAAGGTTTTTTTGCCATACAAGATACCAATGATAGTACCGAATTATTATTAATGTTGGATTATGGTATATTTTATGAGTTTATCCCTATGGATACGTTTGGCACTATTAACCAGCGCGTTATTAGCCTTGCCGATGTTGAGCTCAATAAAAATTACGCTATAGTTATTACCACCAATGCTGGGTTATGGCGTTACCTTATAGGCGATACGGTACGTTTTACATCAGTTAGCCCGTATCGTATAAAAATTACAGGGCGTACTAAACACCATATTAATGTTTTTGGTGAGGAATTAATGATTGAGAATACCGACAAAGCTGTGGCTAAAGCGTGTAAAGCTACAGGTACAGAGGTAATTGATTATACTGTTGCTCCTATATTTATGGAAGGAAAAGAAAAGGGAGCGCATGAGTGGGTGGTAGAATTTAAAACACCTCCTAAAAACCCAGAAGCATTTAGAACCATACTGGATGAGGCACTGCAAAGTGTGAATTCTGATTACGAGGCAAAGCGTTATAATAACATGACGTTGAACCCATTAGTACTAAACGTAGCACGACCCAAACTGTTTTACGATTGGCTAAAAGCGCAGGATAAATTGGGTGGGCAGCATAAGATACCACGACTATCCAACGAGCGGCATTATTTGGAAGAACTAAAGGCTTTACAAGAAAAAAGTGCTACTAAGGTTACTATGGTATAA
- a CDS encoding DUF2797 domain-containing protein, whose amino-acid sequence MQYEGVLTKMQTEFGTPIQYYLVFDSSFLNMNQLLGRDVELNFIGFKCLSCGKNKKIFRMGFCYDCFYSTPAAGDWIMRPELSTAHLDVEDRDLEYEKRVQLQPHVVYLASSSDVKVGVTRKTQVPTRWIDQGATQAMPLVEVPNRYLAGITEVALKEYLGDKINWKKMLLNNVPPIDLAVKRNEMQAYLPDEVQPYFDATPEQLYALDYPILEYPKNVTSLNLIKTPTYTGKLTGIKGQYFIFEDGTVFNVRSNEGHVVQINV is encoded by the coding sequence ATGCAATACGAAGGTGTACTCACAAAAATGCAAACCGAATTTGGAACCCCAATTCAGTACTATTTGGTGTTCGATAGTAGTTTTTTAAACATGAATCAGCTATTGGGGCGTGATGTGGAGCTGAATTTTATTGGCTTTAAATGCCTTAGCTGTGGTAAGAACAAGAAGATTTTTAGAATGGGTTTTTGCTACGATTGTTTTTATAGTACCCCTGCTGCGGGCGATTGGATTATGCGCCCCGAGTTGAGTACTGCACACCTTGATGTTGAAGATAGGGATTTGGAATATGAAAAGCGCGTACAGTTGCAACCGCATGTGGTTTACTTAGCATCGTCCAGCGATGTAAAAGTAGGGGTAACCCGAAAAACGCAGGTGCCTACCCGATGGATAGACCAAGGAGCAACCCAAGCCATGCCACTTGTAGAGGTACCCAACCGTTATTTGGCAGGTATTACCGAAGTAGCATTAAAGGAATATTTGGGCGACAAAATTAATTGGAAAAAAATGTTGTTGAACAACGTACCACCTATTGATTTGGCTGTAAAACGAAACGAAATGCAAGCCTATTTGCCCGATGAGGTACAGCCTTATTTTGATGCTACCCCAGAACAATTGTATGCATTGGATTACCCTATACTGGAATATCCTAAAAATGTAACGAGCCTAAACCTTATTAAAACGCCTACGTATACGGGTAAACTAACAGGTATAAAAGGGCAGTATTTTATTTTTGAAGATGGTACGGTGTTTAACGTACGTAGTAACGAGGGGCACGTTGTACAAATAAATGTATAA